The following proteins come from a genomic window of bacterium:
- a CDS encoding glycosyltransferase yields the protein MRWLFTSFPAYGHFHPMAPLALAARDAGHDVLVASGPDLARWAKSCGMESSPVGLEQADALLIAHTRYPDDWAAHMFTDVWVGSALPDLLALSASWRPELVVNEELEYSGVLLAAILGIPCVTHSWHEPVWPSEARRRARHLLTPVWAEHLPVRQVRATGEIYLDACPAPLQSDEIGEIEGVFQVRPVAFDGPPVDAPVWLADLPRPTVYATLGTVPVFSTPERLRLIVDAVAPIVGAVVVTTGPNPVEALGDIAPNVRATPYLPQSLLLDRVDLVISQGGAGGTLGALLYGLPHLLLPLGRQSQLRLARSIQQTGAGLSLDPDEQDPTSIRAAAAELLQNPIYRAAATRVGRELHNRPSPAEVVAMLVQSYGARFGADI from the coding sequence ATGAGGTGGCTGTTCACCTCGTTTCCCGCGTACGGTCACTTCCATCCAATGGCGCCGCTCGCGTTAGCTGCGCGCGACGCGGGTCACGACGTCCTCGTGGCGTCCGGTCCGGACCTCGCCCGCTGGGCCAAGTCTTGCGGCATGGAGTCCTCTCCTGTCGGACTTGAACAGGCCGATGCCCTCCTGATCGCACATACTCGCTACCCGGACGACTGGGCGGCACACATGTTCACGGACGTTTGGGTGGGATCAGCGTTGCCTGACCTGCTGGCGTTGAGCGCATCGTGGCGACCCGAGCTTGTGGTCAACGAAGAGCTGGAGTATTCGGGAGTGTTGCTCGCGGCCATCCTCGGCATCCCATGCGTGACCCATTCGTGGCACGAACCTGTGTGGCCCTCAGAAGCCAGGCGAAGGGCGCGGCATCTGCTCACGCCGGTCTGGGCCGAACACCTTCCTGTACGGCAGGTTCGCGCGACCGGCGAGATCTACCTGGACGCATGCCCGGCGCCCCTTCAGTCCGACGAAATCGGCGAAATTGAGGGCGTTTTCCAGGTGCGCCCCGTGGCATTCGACGGGCCGCCTGTTGACGCCCCGGTGTGGTTGGCCGACCTGCCGCGACCTACCGTCTACGCGACTCTGGGGACGGTGCCGGTGTTCAGCACTCCGGAGCGCCTCCGGCTAATCGTCGACGCCGTCGCGCCAATCGTCGGCGCTGTGGTAGTGACGACCGGCCCAAACCCCGTTGAAGCGCTTGGAGACATCGCTCCAAATGTGCGGGCGACACCCTACCTGCCGCAGTCGTTACTGCTCGACCGGGTCGATCTGGTTATTTCGCAGGGAGGAGCTGGCGGCACTCTGGGCGCCCTCCTTTACGGGCTGCCGCATCTTCTTCTACCGCTGGGCCGCCAGAGTCAACTCAGACTCGCCCGATCCATCCAGCAAACTGGTGCTGGCCTCAGCCTGGACCCGGACGAGCAGGACCCGACGTCGATTCGCGCCGCTGCGGCAGAGTTGCTGCAGAACCCCATATATAGGGCGGCCGCTACCCGCGTTGGCCGCGAGTTGCACAACCGGCCATCACCGGCCGAGGTTGTTGCGATGCTCGTTCAGTCGTACGGCGCCCGTTTCGGCGCTGACATATGA